A genomic region of Caldicellulosiruptor acetigenus contains the following coding sequences:
- a CDS encoding SPL family radical SAM protein, whose protein sequence is MKNSKNSLLAKHFSHIYIEREIISHPITKIILDKFPNSVLVEIDNYKEVFSRPRQNYKLQEISKKLILAKKKGEFLYPGPPLCHDFGYNHFYYTSLILNCIFSCDYCFLKGMYSSANIVIFVNIEDYFEEIDSVLKRHPLYLSVSYDTDIMAFEKIVPFCTMFIEYATSRKDLTIEIRTKTANYEVLQSLKPPENVILAWTLSPQEIIEEFEHKTPSLSARLDAIKKAIENEWNVRLCFDPLLFTNNWKEIYLKFINNVFEEIQPSKITDISVGVFRIPKDFLKRMKKVFKNEITLFPYEEENGVFTYPFELKKEMMDFFISNLSKFVPKSKIFVI, encoded by the coding sequence TTGAAAAACTCAAAAAACTCCTTATTAGCTAAACATTTTTCTCATATATACATTGAAAGAGAGATTATTTCCCATCCGATTACAAAAATAATTTTAGATAAATTCCCTAACTCTGTTTTAGTAGAAATAGATAACTACAAAGAAGTTTTCTCAAGACCAAGACAAAATTATAAACTTCAAGAGATTAGTAAAAAACTAATACTTGCTAAAAAGAAGGGTGAATTTCTATACCCTGGTCCTCCTCTGTGCCATGATTTTGGATACAATCATTTTTATTATACCAGTCTCATTTTAAATTGCATCTTCAGCTGTGACTATTGTTTCTTGAAAGGAATGTACTCTTCTGCTAATATAGTAATATTTGTTAACATAGAAGACTATTTTGAAGAGATTGACTCGGTTTTGAAAAGACATCCCTTGTACCTATCAGTGTCTTATGACACTGACATTATGGCATTTGAAAAAATTGTTCCTTTTTGCACCATGTTTATTGAATATGCAACTTCAAGAAAAGATTTGACAATTGAAATCAGGACAAAGACTGCAAACTATGAAGTTCTGCAAAGTCTAAAACCACCCGAGAACGTAATTTTAGCATGGACCTTGTCACCCCAAGAAATTATAGAAGAGTTTGAGCATAAAACTCCAAGTTTGTCTGCAAGGCTTGATGCAATCAAAAAGGCTATTGAAAATGAGTGGAATGTAAGACTTTGTTTTGATCCCCTTCTGTTTACCAATAATTGGAAAGAGATATATTTAAAGTTTATAAATAATGTGTTTGAAGAAATACAGCCCTCTAAAATTACAGATATTTCTGTTGGTGTATTCAGAATTCCAAAAGATTTTCTCAAGAGAATGAAAAAAGTATTCAAAAATGAAATTACTCTATTTCCTTATGAAGAAGAAAATGGTGTTTTTACTTATCCTTTTGAATTAAAAAAAGAGATGATGGACTTCTTCATTTCAAATTTGAGTAAATTTGTTCCCAAATCAAAGATTTTTGTGATATAA